A stretch of the Mycobacterium sp. ITM-2016-00317 genome encodes the following:
- a CDS encoding hemophore: MHLVTRIAAALAGGVGAVLLTGPAASAAPDPCAASEVARTVAEVATYTGNYLEANPKTNQAITRISQQQEGPESIAALKAYFDANPKAASDLQRLQQPLVSLSGTCRLPVTLPQVFGLMQAAQQSTPLPAAQNAGVSVPVG, translated from the coding sequence ATGCACCTGGTCACACGAATCGCGGCCGCCCTCGCGGGCGGCGTCGGCGCCGTGCTGCTGACCGGCCCGGCCGCGTCGGCGGCCCCGGATCCGTGTGCGGCCAGCGAGGTTGCCAGGACGGTGGCCGAGGTCGCCACCTACACCGGCAACTACCTGGAGGCCAACCCCAAGACCAACCAGGCGATCACCCGGATCTCCCAGCAGCAGGAGGGGCCGGAGTCGATCGCCGCGCTGAAGGCCTACTTCGACGCCAACCCCAAGGCCGCGTCGGATTTGCAGCGCCTGCAGCAGCCGCTGGTCTCGCTGTCGGGCACGTGCCGGCTGCCGGTGACGCTGCCCCAGGTGTTCGGACTGATGCAGGCCGCCCAGCAGAGCACGCCGTTGCCGGCGGCCCAGAACGCAGGCGTGTCCGTGCCGGTCGGCTGA
- a CDS encoding heme-binding protein, producing MVFSAPTVRRAVVGVLGAGAVSGGMLFGLLPSASAQPAPPPPPPNCTAADFAGVASGVSAATSNYLFAHPDVNNFMTSLHGKPHEQIRTEIADYLAANPQVNDELRAVRQPLADIKHRCGFTPEDPDGPTFP from the coding sequence ATGGTGTTCTCGGCCCCAACTGTGCGTCGCGCAGTCGTGGGTGTGCTCGGCGCAGGCGCGGTCTCCGGCGGGATGCTCTTCGGTCTCCTGCCCTCGGCCTCCGCCCAGCCGGCCCCTCCGCCACCGCCGCCGAACTGCACGGCCGCCGACTTCGCCGGGGTCGCCTCCGGTGTCTCGGCCGCCACGTCGAACTACCTGTTCGCCCACCCGGACGTGAACAACTTCATGACCTCGCTGCACGGCAAGCCGCACGAGCAGATCCGCACCGAGATCGCCGATTACCTGGCCGCCAACCCGCAGGTGAACGACGAGTTGCGCGCAGTCCGCCAGCCGCTGGCCGACATCAAGCACCGCTGCGGGTTCACGCCGGAGGATCCCGACGGACCGACCTTCCCGTAA
- a CDS encoding response regulator transcription factor: protein MVDDDPDVRTSVARGLRHSGFDVRVAATGKEALRLLSSESHDALVLDVQMPELDGVAVVTALRALGNDIPICVLSARDTVNDRIAGLEAGADDYLTKPFDLGELVARLHALLRRAHHSDPASDTMTVGSLTIDTSRRLVFVAGERVELTKREFDLLAALAENAGVVLTRQRLLELVWGYDFDVDTNVADVFVSYLRRKLERDGLPRIIHTVRGIGYVLREEA from the coding sequence ATGGTCGACGACGACCCGGACGTACGAACCTCGGTGGCCCGCGGCCTGCGGCACTCGGGGTTCGACGTCCGGGTCGCCGCGACGGGCAAGGAAGCGCTGCGACTGCTGTCCAGCGAATCGCACGACGCGCTGGTGCTGGACGTGCAGATGCCCGAGCTCGACGGTGTCGCGGTGGTGACCGCGCTGCGGGCGCTCGGTAACGACATCCCGATCTGTGTGCTGTCGGCCCGCGACACCGTCAACGACCGCATCGCCGGACTCGAGGCCGGCGCCGACGACTACCTGACCAAACCGTTCGACCTCGGCGAGCTGGTCGCCCGGCTGCACGCGCTGCTGCGTCGCGCACACCACTCCGATCCCGCCTCGGACACGATGACGGTGGGTTCGCTGACCATCGACACCTCCCGCCGGCTGGTGTTCGTGGCCGGCGAGCGGGTGGAGCTGACCAAGCGGGAGTTCGACCTGCTGGCCGCGCTGGCCGAGAACGCCGGCGTGGTGCTGACCCGGCAGCGGCTGCTCGAGCTGGTCTGGGGCTACGACTTCGACGTCGACACCAACGTCGCCGACGTGTTCGTGTCCTACCTGCGGCGCAAACTGGAGCGCGACGGTCTGCCGCGGATCATCCACACGGTCCGCGGCATCGGCTACGTGCTGCGGGAAGAGGCTTGA
- a CDS encoding HAMP domain-containing sensor histidine kinase, whose amino-acid sequence MRLLTLPRFLRSASLRTRVAIAAAAAAAAVVAAFTILTSLVLASNDEAQLDRRLDAIVDASVFPDQLSDPRRGVLQTGRSRSSGQVVYQRGLQLPALAPGTDTVAVNGVDYRVRTIPVEQEGGVLMSIGIRADSILLSRARIPFYIGVGAVTVLLAGVLGWLLAGPAIRPLRKLTEHTKRLDHGTTQIPAVRGVREAEDLSEAMGAMLDRLAAAQRETTNSLQAAQDFAANAAHELRTPLTAMRADLDTLRIHNLPEEERDEVVADLSRAQRRVEGIITALGQLASGQLAQASDREVIDVTDLLDRVGRENIRVGRDIEIEIDAADDLGTVIGWPGGLRLAVDNLVRNAVNHGQATRIVLAAHRDADVVTIVVDDNGRGLPAGEHEAVLGRFARGSNAAPGGSGLGLALVAQQAALHGGTIALSDSPLGGLRATLTVSNSVEPSVNSD is encoded by the coding sequence TTGAGGCTGCTCACCCTTCCGAGATTCCTCCGGTCGGCCTCCCTGCGCACCAGGGTGGCCATCGCCGCGGCCGCGGCCGCGGCGGCCGTCGTCGCCGCGTTCACCATCTTGACCTCGCTGGTGCTGGCCAGCAACGACGAGGCGCAGCTGGACCGCAGGCTGGACGCGATCGTCGACGCCAGCGTCTTCCCCGATCAGCTGTCCGACCCGCGCCGTGGCGTACTGCAGACGGGGCGGTCGCGGTCGTCCGGCCAGGTCGTCTACCAACGCGGCCTTCAGCTGCCCGCGCTGGCCCCGGGCACCGACACCGTCGCCGTCAACGGTGTCGACTACCGGGTGCGCACCATTCCGGTGGAGCAGGAGGGCGGGGTGCTGATGTCGATCGGCATCCGCGCCGACAGCATCCTGTTGAGCCGGGCCAGGATCCCGTTCTACATCGGCGTCGGCGCGGTCACCGTGCTGCTCGCCGGTGTGCTGGGCTGGCTGCTGGCCGGCCCCGCGATCAGGCCGCTGCGCAAACTCACCGAGCACACCAAACGGCTCGACCACGGCACCACGCAGATCCCGGCGGTGCGCGGCGTGCGCGAGGCCGAGGACCTGTCCGAAGCGATGGGCGCGATGCTCGACCGGCTGGCCGCCGCGCAGCGCGAGACCACCAACTCGCTGCAGGCCGCCCAGGACTTCGCCGCCAACGCCGCCCACGAGCTGCGGACCCCGCTGACCGCGATGCGCGCCGACCTCGACACCCTGCGCATTCACAACCTGCCCGAGGAGGAACGCGACGAAGTGGTCGCCGACCTGTCCCGGGCCCAGCGCAGGGTCGAGGGCATCATCACCGCGCTGGGCCAGCTCGCCTCAGGGCAGCTGGCACAGGCCTCCGACCGAGAGGTGATCGACGTGACCGACCTGCTCGACCGGGTCGGCCGGGAGAACATCCGGGTCGGACGCGACATCGAGATCGAGATCGACGCCGCCGACGACCTCGGCACCGTGATCGGATGGCCCGGCGGCCTCCGGCTGGCCGTGGACAACCTGGTCCGCAACGCCGTCAACCACGGGCAGGCCACCCGCATCGTGCTCGCCGCGCACCGGGACGCCGACGTGGTCACGATCGTCGTCGACGACAACGGCCGCGGGCTGCCCGCCGGCGAACACGAGGCGGTGCTGGGCAGGTTCGCCCGCGGCAGCAACGCCGCACCCGGCGGCTCGGGTCTCGGGCTGGCGCTGGTGGCTCAGCAGGCCGCGCTGCACGGCGGCACCATCGCGTTGTCCGACAGCCCGCTCGGCGGTCTGCGCGCCACCCTGACGGTGTCGAACAGCGTCGAGCCGTCGGTCAATTCAGACTGA
- a CDS encoding DUF3054 domain-containing protein gives MPNDDLPDRALVLKALATDLVCVVLFCTIGRRSHAEGLTLSGIAETAWPFLTGTAAGWVLARAWQRPASLAPTGLVVWAATVVVGMLLRKVTGQGTAVSFIVVASLTTAVLLLGWRAAARVLARRSSV, from the coding sequence ATGCCGAACGATGATCTCCCCGACCGCGCGCTGGTACTGAAGGCGCTCGCCACCGATCTCGTGTGCGTCGTGCTGTTCTGCACGATCGGACGGCGCAGCCACGCCGAGGGGCTGACGCTGAGCGGTATCGCGGAGACCGCATGGCCGTTCCTCACCGGCACCGCTGCCGGGTGGGTGCTGGCCCGCGCATGGCAGCGGCCCGCGTCGTTGGCCCCCACCGGGCTGGTGGTGTGGGCGGCCACGGTCGTCGTCGGGATGCTGCTGCGCAAGGTGACCGGGCAGGGCACCGCCGTGAGCTTCATCGTGGTCGCGTCGTTGACCACCGCGGTGCTGCTTCTCGGGTGGCGGGCCGCGGCCCGAGTGCTGGCCCGGCGCTCGTCAGTCTGA
- a CDS encoding M23 family metallopeptidase, whose translation MKVHALLAATAVSLVAAGCTSSPETTPAATSVAPAADAPAPPSAVPPPGPSMATPVVGRVLAAPIPVPASDGKTHLAYELQLTNTLAQDVTLTSVAVRAGDRTLLQLPGDRLAYWTRVLGNPDPATVIGPAQTATVILDVELSPDEAVPDQLIHAVGITVPEPMLPLFPAAMTADIAPVAVQTRKPVAISPPLAGPNWLDGNSCCDMTAHRAALNPINGEIWAAERFGIDYLQLGPDGRLFTGAKDNVESYPFYGSEILAVGDGPVVDVQDGLPEQIPGVTPTGLALNEYGGNYVVQDLGGGNYAFYAHMQTGSVKVKAGEQLTARQVIGSLGNSGNSDAPHLHFHVMDSPHPLRANGLPFVFTEYSLDSRVTADVVEGLLAGDAAKLEPGFAPRDEKGTSPLVYDVMTYAER comes from the coding sequence ATGAAGGTACATGCTCTGCTCGCCGCCACGGCGGTATCGCTGGTCGCTGCCGGCTGTACGTCGTCGCCGGAGACCACCCCGGCGGCCACCAGCGTGGCACCGGCGGCGGACGCCCCGGCTCCCCCGTCCGCGGTGCCGCCGCCGGGACCGTCGATGGCCACCCCGGTGGTGGGCCGGGTGCTGGCCGCACCCATCCCGGTGCCGGCCAGCGACGGCAAGACCCACCTGGCCTACGAGTTGCAGCTGACCAACACCCTGGCCCAGGACGTCACGCTGACCTCGGTCGCCGTCCGCGCCGGGGACCGCACGCTGCTGCAGTTGCCCGGCGACCGCCTGGCCTACTGGACCCGTGTCCTCGGAAACCCCGACCCGGCAACGGTCATCGGCCCCGCCCAGACCGCGACCGTGATTCTGGATGTCGAGCTGTCACCGGACGAGGCGGTACCCGATCAGTTGATCCACGCCGTCGGCATCACCGTGCCCGAGCCGATGCTGCCGCTGTTCCCGGCGGCGATGACCGCCGACATCGCTCCCGTGGCTGTGCAGACCCGCAAGCCGGTGGCCATCTCCCCACCACTGGCCGGGCCGAACTGGCTGGACGGCAACAGCTGCTGCGACATGACAGCGCACCGGGCGGCGCTCAACCCGATCAACGGGGAGATCTGGGCCGCGGAGCGTTTCGGGATCGACTACCTGCAGCTCGGTCCGGACGGCCGGTTGTTCACCGGGGCCAAGGACAACGTCGAGAGCTACCCGTTCTACGGTAGCGAGATCCTGGCCGTCGGCGACGGTCCGGTGGTGGACGTCCAGGACGGGCTGCCCGAGCAGATCCCCGGCGTCACACCGACGGGGCTGGCCCTGAACGAGTACGGCGGCAACTACGTCGTCCAGGATCTCGGCGGCGGCAACTATGCGTTCTACGCGCACATGCAGACCGGCTCGGTGAAGGTGAAGGCGGGTGAACAGCTCACCGCCCGGCAGGTGATCGGCTCGCTGGGCAACAGCGGCAACAGCGATGCGCCGCACCTGCATTTCCACGTGATGGACTCACCCCACCCGCTGCGCGCCAACGGGCTGCCGTTCGTGTTCACCGAGTACTCACTGGATTCTCGGGTAACCGCGGACGTCGTCGAGGGCCTGCTGGCCGGTGACGCGGCGAAGCTTGAGCCGGGCTTCGCACCGCGTGACGAAAAGGGCACCAGCCCACTGGTTTACGATGTGATGACCTATGCCGAACGATGA
- a CDS encoding YbhN family protein, with amino-acid sequence MSHDAPASGTQTGPAGPGRTRGKYWWVRWALIVLAVVVLAVELALVRDQLAKAWESLLSANWWWVLAAAAAAMASMHSFAQIQRTLLRSAGVRVHQWRSEAAFYAGNALSTTLPGGPVLSATFIYRQQRLWGASPLVASWQLVMSGVLQVIGLALLGLGGAFLLGASENPLSLIFSLGGFLALILLAQAVASRPELLDGLGARVLAWTNSVRGKPTDTGLAKWREILAQLAAVHLGRRDLSEAFGWSLFNWVADVACLLFACYATGGHPSLAGVTVAYAAARAVGSIPLMPGGLLVVEAVLVPGLVSSGMSLASAISAMLVYRLISWIFISAIGWVVFFCMFRTESALDPDSTGDAPEEALQPPQFSPDPEAFHPPDEKSGAPPDDSAHPRK; translated from the coding sequence GTGTCTCACGACGCGCCCGCGAGCGGCACACAGACCGGCCCTGCCGGCCCGGGCCGGACGCGCGGCAAGTACTGGTGGGTGCGCTGGGCACTGATCGTGCTCGCCGTCGTGGTGCTGGCCGTGGAGCTGGCACTGGTGCGCGACCAGCTGGCCAAGGCGTGGGAGAGCCTGCTGTCGGCAAACTGGTGGTGGGTGCTGGCCGCCGCCGCGGCGGCGATGGCCTCCATGCACAGCTTCGCCCAGATTCAGCGCACGCTGCTGCGGTCGGCCGGGGTGCGGGTGCATCAGTGGCGGTCCGAGGCGGCGTTCTACGCGGGCAACGCGTTGTCGACCACGCTGCCCGGCGGCCCGGTGCTGTCGGCGACGTTCATCTACCGGCAGCAGCGACTGTGGGGCGCGTCCCCGCTGGTCGCGTCGTGGCAGCTGGTGATGTCCGGGGTCCTGCAGGTGATCGGGCTGGCGCTGCTCGGCCTCGGCGGCGCGTTCCTGCTCGGCGCCAGCGAGAACCCGCTGTCGCTGATCTTCTCCCTCGGCGGGTTCCTGGCGCTGATCCTGCTGGCGCAGGCCGTGGCGAGCCGGCCGGAGCTGCTCGACGGGCTCGGGGCGCGGGTGCTGGCCTGGACCAACTCGGTGCGCGGCAAACCCACCGACACCGGCCTGGCCAAGTGGCGCGAGATCCTGGCCCAGCTCGCGGCGGTGCACCTGGGCCGGCGCGATCTCAGCGAGGCGTTCGGCTGGTCGCTGTTCAACTGGGTCGCCGACGTCGCCTGCCTGCTGTTCGCCTGCTACGCCACCGGCGGGCACCCGTCCCTGGCCGGGGTCACCGTCGCCTACGCCGCGGCCCGCGCGGTCGGATCCATCCCGCTGATGCCGGGCGGTCTGCTCGTCGTCGAGGCGGTGCTGGTGCCCGGCCTGGTGTCGAGCGGGATGTCGCTGGCCTCGGCGATCTCGGCGATGCTGGTCTACCGGCTGATCAGCTGGATTTTCATCTCCGCCATCGGCTGGGTGGTGTTCTTCTGCATGTTCCGCACCGAGAGCGCGCTCGACCCGGATTCCACCGGCGATGCCCCCGAGGAGGCACTGCAGCCACCACAGTTCAGTCCCGACCCCGAGGCCTTCCACCCGCCGGATGAGAAATCCGGTGCCCCGCCGGACGATTCGGCCCATCCACGAAAGTAG
- a CDS encoding AI-2E family transporter gives MSGPPSLDTFADASVSPLVRKAAAWSWRLLLIFGAVVALLWLVLRLEILFVPVALATILAALLMPAVDFLDRRGAPRGGAVALVLLSGIALFGGLLAFVVNQFIEGAPDLVTQVSTSIEGLGRWLTDGPLDVSPTQINQARDAAIEALRSNQEKVTSGALSTAGTLTEIVTGALLVLFTLIFLLHGGRNIFAFVTQVFPADVRGRVRDAGRAGFRSLIGYVRATFLVALVDATGIGVGLAVMGIPLALPLASLVFLGAFIPLVGAVLTGFLAVIVALIAKGWIYGLITLGLIIAVQQLEGHVLQPLVMGRAVAIHPLAIVLVIAGGAVLAGIVGALLAVPVLAFINSAMRVLLADDPAAEEEAMEAEDAPRVHAEPDDIETETPR, from the coding sequence ATGTCAGGTCCACCGTCTCTGGACACTTTCGCCGACGCGTCGGTGAGCCCGCTGGTGCGCAAGGCGGCGGCCTGGTCGTGGCGGCTGCTGCTGATCTTCGGCGCCGTCGTCGCGCTGCTGTGGCTGGTGCTGCGACTGGAGATCCTGTTCGTGCCCGTCGCGCTGGCGACCATCCTGGCCGCGCTGCTGATGCCGGCCGTCGACTTCCTCGACCGCCGCGGCGCGCCAAGGGGCGGGGCGGTGGCACTGGTGCTGCTGTCGGGCATCGCGTTGTTCGGCGGGCTGCTCGCGTTCGTGGTCAACCAGTTCATCGAGGGCGCACCGGACCTGGTGACCCAGGTGTCGACCAGCATCGAGGGGCTGGGGCGGTGGCTGACCGACGGACCGCTCGACGTCAGCCCGACCCAGATCAACCAGGCCCGCGACGCGGCGATCGAGGCGCTGCGCAGCAACCAGGAGAAGGTGACCAGCGGGGCGTTGTCGACCGCGGGCACGCTGACCGAGATCGTCACCGGCGCGCTGCTGGTGCTGTTCACACTGATCTTCCTGCTGCACGGTGGCCGCAACATCTTCGCGTTCGTCACCCAGGTGTTCCCGGCCGACGTGCGGGGCCGGGTGCGCGACGCCGGCCGCGCGGGCTTCCGCTCGCTGATCGGGTACGTGCGGGCGACCTTCCTGGTCGCGCTCGTCGACGCCACGGGCATCGGCGTCGGGCTGGCGGTGATGGGCATCCCGTTGGCGTTGCCGCTCGCGTCGCTGGTGTTCCTCGGCGCGTTCATCCCGCTGGTCGGCGCGGTGCTGACCGGCTTCCTCGCGGTCATCGTCGCGCTCATCGCGAAGGGGTGGATCTACGGGCTGATCACGCTCGGCCTGATCATCGCGGTGCAGCAGCTGGAGGGGCACGTGCTGCAACCGCTGGTGATGGGTCGCGCGGTGGCGATCCACCCGCTGGCCATCGTGCTGGTGATCGCCGGCGGCGCTGTGCTCGCCGGCATCGTCGGCGCGCTGCTCGCGGTACCGGTGCTGGCGTTCATCAACAGCGCGATGCGGGTGCTCCTCGCCGACGACCCCGCCGCCGAGGAGGAGGCGATGGAGGCCGAAGACGCCCCAAGGGTGCACGCCGAACCCGACGACATCGAGACCGAGACGCCCCGGTAG
- a CDS encoding MMPL family transporter — protein MFAWWGRTVYQYRYIVIGVMVALCLGGGVYGMSLGQHVTQSGFYDEGSESVHASIVADQAYGRDRTSHVVAILTPPDGKKVDDPAWMEKTTDELNDLVAEHEDQMVGWVGWLRAPTSEDPTVQQMKTEDGSKTFVSIPLKGDDDDTILKNYQTIEPDLLKVNDGDIKLGGLNPLASELTGTIGEDQKRAEVAAIPLVCVVLFFVFGGVIAAALPGIIGGLTIAGALGIMRVFAEFMPVHFFAQPVVTLMGLGIAIDYGLFMVSRFREEMAEGYDTQAAVRRTVMTSGRTVMFSAVILVASSVPLLLFPQGFLKSITYAIIASVMLAAILSVTVLPAALAILGPRVDALGVRWLLKFIQNDVSSDPANTRTNTLAIASVPTGLLLPPVGIALGHLARKRIRQTGEQGLPLTVIGLVLGYVGTLGGLAYLVISNKDSLGGGLYWVLLGVVIFVAVIAGGLALARYVPLARRPIEWWVEWLAEKTQKTKTRAEVEKGFWGKLVNVVMKRPIAFAAPILIMMILLVIPLGQLALGGISEKYLPPDNSVRLAQEEFDRTFPSFRTEPITLVIQNTDGQPVTDQQVAEIRNKAMSVTGFIEPDDDPSKMWQPRGGTNEDDSVRVIQNGLIDRNDASEKIDELRSIQPPRGLEISVGGTPALEQDSIHSLFDKLPLMVVVLIVTTTILMFLAFGSIVLPIKAALMSALTLGSTMGILTWMFVDGHGSGLMNYTPQPLMAPMIGLIIAVIWGLSTDYEVFLVSRMVEARERGMSTTEAIRIGTATTGRLITGAALVLAVVAGAFVFSDLVMMKYLAFGLLIALLLDATIIRMFLVPAIMKLLGDDCWWAPRWMKRVQERLGLGETELPDERKRPMVRENAPPAEALVGAGGPPVPAPSRPLPPHDPTHPGPAARAGGHDTDPGPAAHRRAVGRGHLADPRYPAPPAGAAAAAARTGAGGTDHPVQRREERGAQRGQQRHLRRPAGHRQVRSPAGSAARGPRDRVVAR, from the coding sequence GTGTTCGCCTGGTGGGGTCGAACGGTGTACCAGTACCGATACATAGTGATCGGTGTCATGGTCGCACTGTGCCTGGGCGGCGGCGTCTACGGCATGAGCCTGGGACAGCACGTCACCCAGAGCGGTTTCTACGACGAGGGCAGCGAGTCCGTGCACGCGTCGATCGTCGCCGATCAGGCCTACGGCCGTGACCGGACCAGCCACGTGGTCGCGATCCTCACGCCGCCGGACGGCAAGAAGGTCGACGACCCGGCCTGGATGGAGAAGACCACCGACGAGCTGAACGACCTGGTCGCCGAGCACGAGGACCAGATGGTCGGCTGGGTCGGCTGGCTGCGCGCCCCGACCAGCGAGGACCCCACGGTCCAGCAGATGAAGACCGAGGACGGGTCGAAGACGTTCGTCAGCATCCCGCTCAAGGGCGACGACGACGACACCATCCTGAAGAACTACCAGACCATCGAACCCGACCTGCTGAAGGTCAACGACGGCGACATCAAGCTCGGCGGGCTCAATCCGCTGGCCAGTGAGTTGACGGGCACCATCGGCGAAGACCAGAAGCGCGCCGAGGTGGCCGCCATCCCGCTGGTCTGCGTCGTGCTGTTCTTCGTGTTCGGTGGCGTGATCGCGGCGGCGCTGCCCGGCATCATCGGCGGCCTGACCATCGCGGGCGCCCTGGGCATCATGCGGGTCTTCGCCGAGTTCATGCCCGTGCACTTCTTCGCCCAGCCGGTGGTGACGCTGATGGGCCTCGGCATCGCGATCGACTACGGCCTGTTCATGGTGAGCCGGTTCCGTGAGGAGATGGCCGAGGGTTACGACACCCAGGCCGCGGTGCGGCGCACCGTGATGACCTCCGGGCGCACCGTGATGTTCTCCGCGGTCATCCTGGTGGCGTCCTCGGTCCCGCTGCTGCTGTTCCCGCAGGGCTTCCTGAAGTCGATCACCTACGCGATCATCGCGTCGGTCATGCTGGCGGCGATCCTGTCGGTCACCGTGCTGCCCGCCGCGCTGGCCATCCTCGGCCCCCGGGTCGACGCGCTCGGCGTGCGCTGGCTGCTGAAGTTCATCCAGAACGACGTGTCCTCCGATCCGGCCAACACCCGCACCAACACGCTGGCGATCGCGTCGGTCCCGACGGGCCTGCTGCTCCCGCCGGTCGGTATCGCGCTGGGCCACCTCGCCCGCAAGCGCATCCGGCAGACCGGTGAGCAGGGCCTGCCGCTGACCGTGATCGGCCTGGTGCTCGGCTACGTCGGCACGCTCGGCGGCCTGGCCTACCTCGTCATCAGCAACAAGGACTCCCTGGGCGGGGGCCTGTACTGGGTGCTGCTCGGCGTGGTCATCTTCGTCGCGGTCATCGCGGGCGGGCTGGCGCTGGCGCGCTACGTCCCGCTGGCCCGCCGCCCCATCGAGTGGTGGGTCGAGTGGCTCGCCGAGAAGACCCAGAAGACCAAGACGCGCGCCGAGGTCGAGAAGGGCTTCTGGGGCAAGCTCGTCAACGTCGTGATGAAGCGGCCGATCGCGTTCGCCGCGCCCATCCTGATCATGATGATCCTGTTGGTGATCCCGCTCGGCCAGTTGGCCCTCGGCGGCATCAGCGAGAAGTACCTGCCGCCGGACAACTCGGTCCGGCTGGCCCAGGAGGAGTTCGACCGGACCTTCCCGAGCTTCCGCACCGAGCCGATCACCCTGGTCATCCAGAACACCGACGGCCAGCCGGTCACCGACCAGCAGGTCGCCGAGATCCGTAACAAGGCGATGTCGGTCACCGGGTTCATCGAGCCCGACGACGACCCGTCGAAGATGTGGCAGCCTCGCGGCGGCACCAACGAGGACGACTCCGTCCGGGTGATCCAGAACGGGCTGATCGACCGCAACGACGCGTCGGAGAAGATCGACGAGCTCCGCTCCATCCAGCCTCCACGAGGCCTGGAGATCTCCGTGGGCGGCACCCCCGCGCTCGAGCAGGACAGCATCCACAGCCTGTTCGACAAGCTGCCGCTGATGGTGGTGGTGCTGATCGTCACGACTACGATCCTGATGTTCCTGGCGTTCGGGTCCATCGTGCTGCCGATCAAGGCCGCGCTGATGAGCGCGCTGACGCTGGGATCGACGATGGGCATCCTGACCTGGATGTTCGTCGACGGCCACGGGTCGGGGCTGATGAACTACACGCCGCAGCCGCTGATGGCGCCGATGATCGGCCTGATCATCGCGGTGATCTGGGGTCTGTCCACCGACTACGAGGTGTTCCTGGTCTCCCGCATGGTGGAGGCCCGCGAACGCGGGATGTCCACCACCGAGGCGATCCGGATCGGCACCGCCACGACCGGTCGGCTCATCACCGGCGCCGCGCTGGTGCTCGCGGTGGTCGCAGGCGCGTTCGTGTTCTCCGACCTGGTGATGATGAAGTACCTGGCGTTCGGTCTGCTGATCGCGCTGCTGCTGGACGCGACGATCATCCGGATGTTCCTGGTGCCCGCGATCATGAAGCTGCTCGGCGACGATTGCTGGTGGGCCCCGCGCTGGATGAAACGGGTCCAGGAGCGGCTCGGCCTCGGCGAGACCGAGCTGCCCGACGAGCGCAAGCGCCCGATGGTGCGGGAGAACGCGCCGCCGGCGGAGGCTCTGGTGGGCGCGGGCGGTCCGCCCGTCCCCGCGCCGTCGCGGCCGCTGCCGCCGCACGATCCGACCCATCCCGGGCCGGCCGCGCGCGCCGGGGGCCACGACACGGATCCCGGCCCCGCCGCGCACCGGCGAGCCGTCGGCCGCGGGCACCTCGCGGATCCCCGGTACCCCGCCCCGCCCGCCGGTGCCGCCGCAGCCGCAGCCCGAACCGGAGCCGGAGGCACCGACCACCCGGTTCAGCGTCGCGAAGAACGCGGTGCGCAACGCGGTCAGCAACGCCACCTCCGCCGCCCAGCGGGCCACCGACAAGTCCGCTCCCCCGCAGGCTCAGCCGCGCGAGGACCGCGAGATCGAGTCGTGGCTCGGTGA
- a CDS encoding NYN domain-containing protein, whose amino-acid sequence MSLTDDIPTPGVESSGAPVTPATLGADTAPAARVLLVWDAPNLDMGLGAILGGRPTAAHRPRFDALGRWLLARTADLSATHADSGRQVALEPEATVFTNIAPGSADVVRPWVEALRNVGFAVFAKPKIDEDSDVDSDMLAHIALRNSEGLAGLIVASADGQAFKLPLEDIARSGVEVQVLGFREHASWALASDTLEFVDLEDIPGVFREPLPRIGLDSLPEQGAWLQPFRPLSSLLTSRV is encoded by the coding sequence GTGAGCCTGACCGACGACATCCCGACACCCGGCGTGGAGAGCTCCGGCGCTCCGGTCACGCCGGCCACCCTGGGCGCGGACACCGCACCCGCGGCGCGCGTGCTGCTGGTCTGGGACGCCCCCAACCTGGACATGGGGCTCGGCGCCATCCTCGGTGGTCGCCCGACCGCGGCGCACCGGCCGCGCTTCGACGCGCTGGGACGCTGGCTGCTGGCCCGCACCGCCGACCTGTCGGCCACGCACGCCGACTCCGGTCGGCAGGTGGCGCTGGAGCCCGAGGCCACCGTCTTCACCAACATCGCCCCCGGCAGCGCCGACGTCGTGCGGCCCTGGGTGGAGGCCCTGCGCAACGTCGGCTTCGCGGTGTTCGCCAAGCCGAAGATCGACGAGGACAGCGACGTCGACAGCGACATGCTGGCCCACATCGCGCTGCGCAACAGCGAGGGACTGGCCGGGCTGATCGTGGCGTCGGCCGACGGTCAGGCGTTCAAACTTCCGCTGGAAGACATCGCGAGAAGCGGCGTCGAGGTCCAGGTGCTCGGATTTCGCGAACATGCCAGTTGGGCGTTAGCGTCGGATACCTTGGAGTTCGTCGACCTGGAAGACATCCCCGGTGTCTTCCGGGAGCCGTTACCGCGGATCGGACTTGACTCGCTACCCGAGCAGGGCGCCTGGCTGCAGCCGTTCCGGCCGCTGTCGTCGCTACTGACCTCGCGCGTCTAG